The Maridesulfovibrio zosterae DSM 11974 genome contains a region encoding:
- the hysA gene encoding NiFeSe hydrogenase large subunit HysA, with product MSSKSHAPAGKDGKIKIAIDPVTRIEGHLKAEVVVKDGKVVDAWLSGGMYRGFENILIGRDPRDAAQLTQRLCGVCPTAHSTASTRALDDAFGAKITTNGRVTRNLIFGANYLQSHILHFYHLAALDFVRGPGKSPFVPRFEHPDLRLDDKINAVAVDQYVKALEIRRICHEMVALFGGKMPHISGQVVGGATEIPTKEKLAEYSSRFKAVKKFIAETYVPTVYLIGSVYKDLFKIGGGYKNCMSYGVFPMDDAEKNFLIKSGVYVNGKDEKFDPELIKEYTKYSWYTDECSDLHPSNGKTIPDVHKEGAYSFCKASRYNGNAVEVGPLARMWVHNPELSPMGQKQLKDLFGITAKNFRDLGEDMAFSLMGRHVARAEEAYMVANALDDIWLKEVVPGEETYVKTTMPKAAEGIGLTEAPRGSLLHYISIKDSKTANYQMIPATLWNSTPRDDKGMRGTIEEALVGCPVPDPSSPVDISRIIRSFDPULGCAVHVLHAETGEEHVIHVGEGC from the coding sequence ATGTCTTCAAAATCTCATGCACCCGCCGGTAAAGACGGGAAAATTAAGATTGCCATTGATCCGGTAACCCGTATCGAAGGCCACCTCAAAGCTGAGGTTGTTGTTAAAGATGGAAAAGTTGTGGATGCCTGGCTGTCAGGCGGTATGTATCGCGGTTTTGAGAATATTCTCATCGGCCGTGATCCCCGTGATGCAGCTCAGCTGACTCAGCGTCTGTGCGGTGTCTGCCCCACAGCGCATTCCACTGCTTCCACCCGTGCTCTTGATGATGCTTTCGGCGCAAAGATCACTACAAACGGTCGCGTCACCAGAAACCTCATCTTCGGTGCCAACTACCTGCAGTCTCATATTCTGCATTTTTATCACCTTGCAGCACTGGACTTCGTAAGAGGGCCGGGCAAATCTCCATTTGTCCCCCGCTTCGAACATCCTGATCTGCGTCTTGATGATAAAATAAACGCTGTTGCTGTTGACCAGTACGTGAAAGCTCTTGAAATCCGCCGCATCTGCCATGAAATGGTTGCTCTGTTCGGTGGTAAGATGCCTCATATCTCCGGTCAGGTTGTCGGCGGAGCCACCGAGATTCCTACCAAGGAAAAACTCGCTGAGTATTCCAGCCGTTTCAAAGCAGTTAAAAAATTCATCGCTGAAACATACGTTCCCACCGTCTACCTGATCGGTTCTGTATACAAGGACCTATTCAAGATCGGTGGCGGTTACAAAAACTGTATGTCTTACGGCGTATTCCCCATGGATGACGCAGAGAAAAACTTCCTCATCAAGTCCGGCGTTTACGTCAACGGCAAAGATGAGAAGTTTGATCCTGAACTTATCAAGGAATACACCAAATATTCATGGTACACTGACGAGTGTTCCGACCTGCATCCAAGCAATGGTAAAACCATTCCTGATGTTCACAAAGAGGGCGCATACAGCTTCTGTAAGGCATCCCGTTACAACGGTAATGCTGTTGAAGTAGGTCCTCTTGCACGTATGTGGGTTCACAATCCTGAGCTCAGCCCGATGGGTCAGAAGCAGCTTAAGGATCTCTTCGGTATCACTGCGAAGAACTTCCGTGATCTCGGCGAAGATATGGCTTTCTCACTCATGGGCCGCCACGTTGCCCGTGCTGAAGAAGCATACATGGTCGCCAATGCTCTTGACGATATCTGGCTCAAGGAAGTTGTTCCGGGCGAGGAAACATACGTTAAGACCACAATGCCCAAGGCAGCCGAAGGAATCGGTCTGACCGAAGCTCCCCGCGGCTCTCTGCTGCATTACATCAGTATCAAAGATTCAAAGACAGCGAACTACCAGATGATTCCCGCTACTCTTTGGAACAGCACACCCCGTGATGATAAAGGCATGCGTGGAACCATCGAGGAAGCCCTCGTGGGTTGTCCTGTGCCTGATCCTTCAAGTCCTGTAGACATCTCAAGGATCATTCGATCCTTTGATCCATGACTTGGCTGTGCCGTGCACGTGCTGCACGCAGAGACCGGTGAAGAGCATGTTATTCACGTAGGAGAAGGCTGCTAG
- a CDS encoding Mrp/NBP35 family ATP-binding protein: MSSSCGSCSSGGKKDGDKTSAAHALQDELISSTLQKIKYKIFVMSGKGGVGKSSVAVNIAAALADKGFKVGILDVDIHGPSVPHLLGITGQLEVERGNLVVPKKVNDNLHVVSMESLLKDPDQAVLWRGPMKTSAIRQFVSDVQWGELDFLVVDSPPGTGDEPMTVLKTIPESLAVVVTTPQEVSLADVRKAINFLQYAKANIMGVVENMSGLVCPHCSEHIDLFKKGGGEKLAEKYGLPFLGAIPLDPTTVVAGDLGKPVVLLEEDSPAKVAFRAVADKIAEAAESSLEIASSTHT; encoded by the coding sequence ATGAGTTCATCATGCGGTTCCTGTTCTTCCGGTGGAAAGAAGGACGGAGACAAAACAAGTGCTGCCCATGCTTTGCAGGATGAGTTGATTTCATCAACTCTGCAAAAGATTAAATACAAAATTTTTGTAATGAGCGGTAAAGGCGGAGTCGGCAAAAGTTCTGTTGCGGTAAATATTGCTGCAGCACTTGCTGACAAAGGATTCAAAGTAGGTATTCTGGATGTCGATATTCACGGCCCCAGTGTTCCTCACCTGCTCGGAATCACCGGACAGCTGGAAGTGGAACGCGGCAATCTCGTGGTTCCTAAAAAAGTGAACGACAACCTGCATGTTGTTTCTATGGAATCTCTGCTCAAGGACCCTGATCAGGCTGTCCTGTGGCGTGGTCCCATGAAAACCTCTGCAATCAGACAGTTTGTTTCCGACGTACAGTGGGGCGAGCTGGACTTTCTGGTTGTTGATTCCCCTCCGGGTACCGGCGATGAGCCTATGACCGTTTTGAAAACCATTCCTGAATCTCTGGCTGTTGTCGTTACAACTCCGCAGGAAGTTTCTCTGGCTGACGTAAGAAAGGCAATCAACTTTCTGCAGTACGCTAAAGCAAACATCATGGGTGTTGTCGAAAATATGAGCGGCCTTGTCTGCCCGCACTGTTCTGAACATATTGATCTGTTCAAAAAAGGCGGCGGCGAAAAACTGGCTGAAAAATACGGTCTGCCGTTCTTAGGTGCAATTCCTCTTGATCCTACTACTGTTGTTGCAGGTGATCTTGGTAAACCGGTTGTTCTTCTTGAAGAAGATTCTCCGGCAAAAGTTGCATTCAGAGCTGTTGCAGATAAAATTGCAGAAGCAGCTGAAAGCAGTCTGGAAATTGCATCCAGCACACATACTTAA
- the hysD gene encoding NiFeSe hydrogenase maturation protease, with translation MKKLLVLGIGNILLGDEGVGVHAVEELKKETWPEFVHLVDGGTFTHDIFHILEGYDGLLVLDIVHGSKEAGTMYRLEEKDLVQDEKQRLSLHDIDLIDSLNMAEAIGKRPVMRVLGMEPENYTDWSMEMTGTIKAVFPDFLAAARKEIQLFIDEFGQ, from the coding sequence ATGAAAAAATTGCTGGTATTAGGAATCGGAAATATCCTGCTCGGAGATGAAGGAGTCGGAGTTCATGCAGTAGAAGAACTTAAAAAAGAAACATGGCCAGAATTTGTCCATCTGGTAGACGGTGGAACGTTTACCCATGATATTTTTCACATTCTCGAAGGGTATGACGGATTACTGGTTCTGGATATTGTTCACGGCAGCAAAGAGGCCGGAACCATGTACAGACTGGAGGAAAAGGATCTGGTGCAGGACGAAAAGCAGCGTCTATCCCTGCACGACATAGATCTGATAGATTCGCTCAACATGGCCGAAGCCATTGGAAAACGGCCCGTTATGCGTGTGCTGGGCATGGAACCGGAAAACTACACCGACTGGAGTATGGAAATGACCGGGACCATCAAAGCCGTATTCCCCGATTTTCTTGCTGCTGCCCGAAAAGAGATTCAGCTTTTTATTGATGAATTCGGGCAGTAG
- the hysB gene encoding NiFeSe hydrogenase small subunit: MSLTRRDFVKLCTGTVAGFGVSQMFNPSIVHALKKFVPNVFWLQGQGCTGCSVSILNSVHPSIAEVLLDVITLDYHPTIMGSEGHEAWGHMMDVAKEQKGKYIVIVEGAVPTAENGHYCIVGADADHNEYTMSEATLEMAKNAAVVVNVGTCAAYGGIPAAEGNVTGSMSVTNFLAENGVKTPVVNIPGCPPHPDWMVGTLVVAINAIEEKGLEGGLADVVSILDENGRPKPFFGENIHDNCPFLEQFDNDEYAEIFTDPVKCRYELGCKGPSANSDCFKRKWNGGVNWCVENSVCLGCVEPGFPDEMSPFYEAG; this comes from the coding sequence ATGAGTTTGACCAGGCGAGATTTCGTGAAATTATGCACAGGAACAGTGGCTGGATTCGGGGTTTCCCAGATGTTCAACCCAAGTATTGTGCATGCGCTGAAAAAGTTTGTGCCGAACGTATTCTGGCTGCAGGGACAGGGCTGCACCGGATGTTCAGTATCTATACTTAATTCAGTGCATCCCTCTATCGCAGAGGTTCTTCTCGATGTAATTACACTCGATTATCACCCCACAATTATGGGTTCCGAAGGTCACGAGGCCTGGGGGCATATGATGGATGTGGCAAAAGAGCAGAAAGGTAAATACATCGTTATTGTCGAGGGAGCTGTTCCAACAGCTGAAAATGGACACTATTGCATCGTTGGTGCTGATGCTGACCACAATGAGTACACCATGTCTGAAGCCACTCTTGAAATGGCTAAGAATGCTGCCGTTGTTGTAAATGTCGGTACTTGTGCTGCTTACGGTGGTATTCCAGCTGCTGAAGGAAACGTTACAGGCTCTATGTCAGTGACAAATTTCCTTGCTGAGAATGGAGTAAAGACTCCTGTTGTTAACATTCCGGGCTGTCCTCCTCATCCAGACTGGATGGTTGGAACACTCGTTGTTGCAATCAATGCTATCGAAGAGAAAGGTCTTGAAGGCGGGCTAGCCGACGTTGTTTCAATTCTTGATGAAAACGGCCGTCCTAAACCTTTCTTCGGCGAAAACATCCATGATAACTGCCCATTTCTTGAGCAGTTCGACAACGATGAATATGCTGAAATATTCACTGATCCCGTTAAATGCCGTTACGAATTGGGCTGTAAAGGTCCAAGTGCGAACTCCGACTGCTTCAAACGTAAGTGGAACGGCGGTGTTAACTGGTGTGTTGAAAACTCAGTTTGCCTTGGCTGTGTAGAACCGGGATTCCCGGATGAAATGTCTCCCTTCTACGAAGCCGGTTAA
- a CDS encoding protein-L-isoaspartate(D-aspartate) O-methyltransferase produces MRIDPKRSRFKMVEDQIVARGVSDKTVLDAMRKVQRHLFVQDALASRAYSDSALPIGEGQTISQPFIVAFMSELLQIQPGHKVLEIGTGSGYQAAVLAEMGADVFSVERIRKLFLAARKLLFDLRYFNIQLKLDDGTMGWPDEAPYDRIIVTAGGPEIPQYLVDQLADHGRLVIPVGGQKRAQRLMLVTKEDGKIETTDMGGCAFVDLVGKQGW; encoded by the coding sequence GTGCGTATAGATCCGAAACGATCACGATTTAAAATGGTTGAAGACCAGATTGTGGCACGAGGTGTGTCAGATAAGACTGTTCTTGATGCCATGCGTAAAGTTCAGAGGCACCTTTTTGTGCAGGATGCTCTTGCTTCACGTGCTTATTCCGACAGTGCTTTGCCTATCGGTGAAGGCCAGACTATTTCTCAGCCGTTTATTGTGGCTTTTATGTCTGAACTTTTGCAGATTCAGCCCGGTCACAAGGTGCTGGAAATCGGCACGGGGTCAGGATATCAGGCCGCTGTACTCGCCGAGATGGGCGCAGATGTTTTTTCAGTTGAAAGGATTCGCAAGCTTTTTCTTGCAGCACGAAAACTCCTTTTTGATTTGAGATATTTCAATATTCAACTTAAGCTGGATGATGGTACGATGGGCTGGCCTGATGAGGCTCCCTATGACCGCATAATTGTTACAGCCGGTGGACCGGAGATTCCTCAGTACTTAGTGGATCAGCTTGCTGATCATGGCCGGCTGGTCATTCCGGTCGGCGGGCAGAAGCGTGCGCAGCGGCTTATGCTTGTTACTAAGGAAGATGGAAAAATCGAAACCACAGACATGGGCGGATGTGCCTTTGTCGATCTGGTCGGCAAACAGGGCTGGTAA
- a CDS encoding DUF368 domain-containing protein, with the protein MNLIQAWKKGPGPESARDYIILMLKGLCMGVADIIPGVSGGTMAFITGIYDNLIDAIRSFNGAFFKNILKLNIAGAIAEAHLKFLIPLLFGIVLAMVSMARIIHILLESHPVQVWSLFFGLIAASIIVVGKRVGELSVKNVAAGIAGAVFSFILVGLIPVTTPNSLWFVFICATFSICAMILPGISGAFILLLLGKYEFITGALRNPATPENAAVLVVFVCGCAVGISLFSRVLHYFLERHHAVTISVLTGFMAGAMRKVWPWKEVLDSVVIRGKVHVLSEANIFPSAFNGEFGMAVLLMLVGFAAVIILEWVSSARDS; encoded by the coding sequence ATGAATCTTATCCAAGCTTGGAAAAAAGGGCCCGGACCTGAATCGGCCCGTGATTATATTATCCTGATGCTCAAAGGGCTGTGCATGGGCGTAGCCGATATTATCCCCGGAGTATCCGGTGGTACAATGGCTTTTATTACAGGTATTTATGATAATTTAATTGATGCCATCCGTTCATTTAACGGCGCATTCTTTAAAAATATACTCAAACTCAATATTGCCGGAGCCATTGCCGAGGCTCACCTTAAATTTCTTATTCCCCTGCTTTTCGGAATTGTGCTGGCTATGGTTTCCATGGCACGGATTATCCATATTTTGCTGGAATCACATCCTGTGCAGGTCTGGTCACTGTTTTTCGGACTGATCGCAGCTTCTATTATTGTAGTAGGTAAGCGGGTAGGGGAACTGTCTGTAAAAAATGTGGCAGCAGGAATTGCAGGAGCTGTTTTCAGTTTTATTCTGGTCGGACTTATTCCGGTAACTACCCCGAATAGTTTATGGTTTGTTTTTATCTGCGCAACATTTTCAATCTGCGCGATGATTCTGCCCGGTATCAGCGGTGCTTTTATACTGCTGCTGCTTGGAAAATACGAATTTATTACCGGAGCTCTTCGCAACCCTGCAACGCCTGAAAATGCGGCTGTGCTGGTGGTGTTTGTATGCGGCTGTGCGGTCGGAATTTCATTGTTTTCCCGTGTATTACATTATTTCCTTGAAAGACATCATGCAGTTACCATAAGTGTCCTCACTGGATTCATGGCTGGTGCTATGCGTAAGGTCTGGCCCTGGAAGGAAGTTCTTGATTCAGTAGTAATCAGGGGCAAGGTCCATGTTCTGAGTGAAGCAAATATTTTCCCTTCTGCTTTTAATGGAGAATTCGGCATGGCTGTGCTTTTGATGCTTGTCGGATTCGCTGCAGTGATTATCTTGGAATGGGTATCCTCAGCCAGGGATAGCTGA
- a CDS encoding tetratricopeptide repeat protein — MVNGTENLIEAALALPVGWWNWYLLLETGNKIAVWCAIFGGIPIAAGGIKYFFKRKNVTSDATPTVAVNISNEDKIDSGELALKIYNDYKNVSDELRDAQQRLQESEQEVAGLKDAIDGLRTMEEQNGNSKYAIEAEKELANGDTKLAKALFLKVAEEKEKEGKSVNSEAAQAYRRLGSLAFLNSTQDAIDAYQKAVDLDPDNADGWNQLGRLLYRTGDMEEAARAYKRVLKIGEATKDDGLLAVAFGNLGVLRKTQGDLKGAEEYYLKALALNEELGRKEGIAIL; from the coding sequence GTGGTAAACGGAACTGAAAATTTGATTGAAGCTGCTCTGGCTTTACCAGTTGGATGGTGGAATTGGTATTTGCTTTTGGAAACAGGAAATAAGATTGCTGTTTGGTGTGCCATTTTTGGCGGAATTCCAATAGCTGCTGGTGGAATTAAATATTTCTTCAAAAGAAAGAATGTTACTTCTGATGCTACTCCAACTGTAGCTGTTAATATTTCCAACGAAGATAAAATTGATTCAGGTGAGTTAGCCCTGAAGATATATAATGATTATAAAAATGTGAGTGATGAGCTGCGGGACGCTCAACAGCGTCTCCAAGAAAGTGAACAAGAAGTTGCCGGTCTTAAAGATGCTATTGATGGTTTGCGGACAATGGAAGAGCAGAATGGGAATTCAAAGTATGCCATTGAAGCAGAGAAAGAACTTGCGAATGGTGACACCAAATTAGCTAAAGCTCTTTTTCTGAAGGTTGCTGAGGAAAAGGAGAAAGAAGGCAAAAGTGTAAACAGCGAAGCTGCACAAGCTTACCGTCGATTGGGATCATTAGCCTTTCTTAATAGTACGCAAGATGCCATTGATGCATATCAGAAAGCAGTAGACCTTGATCCTGACAATGCTGACGGCTGGAATCAGCTTGGGAGGCTATTGTACAGAACAGGAGATATGGAAGAGGCGGCACGTGCCTATAAACGTGTCCTTAAGATTGGTGAAGCTACTAAGGATGATGGCTTGCTAGCTGTTGCCTTCGGCAATCTCGGCGTTCTTCGCAAAACTCAGGGTGATCTTAAAGGCGCTGAGGAGTATTACCTTAAGGCTTTAGCTCTTAATGAGGAGCTAGGTCGTAAAGAGGGCATAGCTATCCTGTA
- the pgsA gene encoding CDP-diacylglycerol--glycerol-3-phosphate 3-phosphatidyltransferase translates to MFNLANSLTLGRIFAVPLIVALLYYPSKLTMFLAAFVFFLASLTDFFDGYIARRSNQVTNLGKFLDPLADKLLICSTLIMLSYMGIISGWITVVIVCRELAVTGLRAIAVDMGLVLAADKFGKLKTLVQSFALGPLLLHYSYFNLDMHQIGLYILYVAVFLTVFSGANYMYNLHKVWLTSE, encoded by the coding sequence ATGTTCAATCTTGCCAATTCCCTGACTCTGGGACGTATTTTTGCCGTACCACTTATTGTTGCTCTTCTTTATTATCCCAGCAAACTGACTATGTTTTTGGCGGCATTTGTGTTTTTTCTGGCGTCACTTACAGATTTTTTTGATGGCTACATCGCACGTCGCAGCAATCAGGTTACTAATTTAGGCAAGTTTCTGGACCCGCTGGCAGATAAACTTCTTATCTGTTCTACATTGATTATGCTGAGTTATATGGGGATTATCAGCGGCTGGATTACTGTTGTCATAGTCTGTCGCGAGCTTGCTGTCACCGGATTGAGAGCAATTGCAGTAGATATGGGGCTTGTTCTTGCGGCAGATAAATTCGGAAAGTTGAAAACACTTGTGCAGAGTTTTGCTTTGGGTCCTCTTTTACTCCATTATTCATATTTTAATCTGGATATGCATCAGATAGGGTTATATATCCTGTACGTAGCAGTATTTTTAACTGTTTTTTCTGGTGCTAATTATATGTACAATTTGCATAAAGTCTGGTTAACTAGCGAATAA
- a CDS encoding CBS domain-containing protein, which translates to MLKVSDLMTKELFTLNSEDNLKMARSLMDLQRIRHIPIVNDKKEFIGLITHRDILRATISQLADIDPSTQGEIDAGIPVGEIMQTGIKTISADELLKEAAYLLLNHKYGCLPVVNEQNGLEGILTEADFLKLTISLMEALEK; encoded by the coding sequence ATGCTGAAAGTTAGTGATCTGATGACCAAAGAACTGTTTACACTTAATTCTGAAGATAATTTAAAAATGGCAAGGTCGCTGATGGACCTGCAGCGTATTAGACATATTCCCATTGTGAATGACAAAAAGGAATTCATCGGGCTGATTACGCATCGTGATATTTTACGGGCAACTATCTCTCAGTTAGCTGATATCGACCCAAGCACACAGGGTGAAATAGATGCCGGAATTCCAGTTGGAGAAATTATGCAGACTGGAATAAAAACAATCTCCGCAGATGAACTGCTGAAAGAAGCCGCATATCTGCTGCTGAACCACAAATACGGCTGCCTGCCAGTTGTGAACGAGCAGAACGGTCTGGAAGGTATTCTGACCGAAGCTGATTTTCTAAAACTGACTATCAGCTTAATGGAAGCTTTGGAAAAATAG
- a CDS encoding FtsB family cell division protein: protein MLRRRFLLGVLVIINIVLLIRLGLSEQGVFGYLDLDQKVQELESRIEAADNRTIELSREIRRLKSDQAYQEKVIRGRMNYVKENELLYIFPEKGKVTNQGAGADAKQD, encoded by the coding sequence ATGCTGAGGCGTAGATTTTTACTGGGTGTTCTGGTTATTATCAACATAGTGCTGCTTATTCGGCTGGGACTCAGCGAGCAGGGGGTTTTCGGTTATCTTGATCTCGATCAAAAAGTTCAGGAGCTGGAGAGCAGAATTGAAGCTGCAGATAACAGAACAATCGAACTCAGCAGAGAAATCAGACGATTAAAGTCTGATCAGGCTTATCAGGAAAAGGTCATTCGTGGGCGGATGAACTATGTTAAGGAAAATGAACTACTTTATATTTTCCCCGAAAAAGGGAAAGTAACGAATCAGGGAGCAGGTGCAGATGCAAAGCAAGATTGA